One segment of Pandoraea pnomenusa DNA contains the following:
- a CDS encoding NUDIX hydrolase has protein sequence MDARWKPNVTVAAVVERDGRFLFVEEQKRAGLLINQPAGHLEPGESIVDAVRREVLEETAYRFEPRHLVGIYLAPGPDDIAYLRFTFTGTLGEFDASRTLDDGIVGTLWLTPDEVRAQRARHRSPILERCMDDYLRGVRYDLAILQSHPVTTGGQGNT, from the coding sequence ATGGATGCACGCTGGAAGCCCAACGTGACGGTGGCGGCGGTCGTCGAACGCGACGGCCGTTTTCTGTTTGTCGAAGAGCAAAAGCGTGCCGGGCTGCTGATCAATCAACCCGCCGGCCATCTGGAGCCGGGCGAGTCGATCGTCGACGCCGTGCGCCGCGAGGTGCTGGAAGAGACGGCATACCGGTTCGAGCCGAGGCATCTGGTGGGGATTTATCTTGCGCCCGGGCCGGACGACATCGCGTACCTGCGCTTCACCTTCACCGGCACGCTCGGCGAGTTCGACGCCTCGCGCACGCTCGACGACGGCATCGTCGGCACGCTGTGGCTCACACCGGACGAAGTGCGCGCCCAGCGCGCACGCCACCGGTCACCGATTCTGGAGCGCTGCATGGACGATTACCTGCGTGGGGTACGTTACGACCTCGCCATACTTCAGTCCCATCCGGTCACGACCGGTGGGCAAGGCAATACATGA